A single region of the Labeo rohita strain BAU-BD-2019 chromosome 3, IGBB_LRoh.1.0, whole genome shotgun sequence genome encodes:
- the LOC127158559 gene encoding C-type lectin domain family 6 member A-like isoform X2: MGKHDMSDHIYANTNWKKKDSFEMRKSAKEKQCRHICAKVLAVLLILSLLVNGVLTYLYFTDMSLHCEPATNCSNSDHDQGSPVCTYDEDWSSINYCPDLPEQWYKGNGRFYVFSSHNKTWSSSRDYCQTLGGHLVIINNTEEKEFLAQRLCVTGESKLYWAGNEDGNWSNLNPKDNCAVLKGNTQEQISCLREERSICEIPCLQ; encoded by the exons ATGGGCAAACATGACATGTCTGATCATATTTATGCCAACACCAACTGGAAGAAAAAGGATTCATTTGAAA tgaGGAAATCTGCCAAAGAGAAGCAATGCAGACATATCTGTGCCAAGGTTCTTGCTGTTCTCCTCATCCTGTCTCTGCTGGTTAATGGGGTGCTGACATACCTGT ATTTCACTGATATGTCGTTGCATTGTGAGCCAGCAACAAACTGCTCCAATTCAG ACCATGATCAAGGTAGTCCAGTCTGCACATATGATGAGGACTGGAGCTCAATAAACTACTGCCCAG ATTTGCCGGAGCAGTGGTATAAGGGCAACGGCAGATTTTATGTTTTCTCCAGTCACAACAAGACCTGGAGCTCCAGCAGAGACTATTGTCAGACTCTGGGTGGACATCTGGTCATTATCAACAATACAGAGGAGAAG GAATTTCTAGCTCAGAGACTATGTGTTACCGGTGAATCTAAACTCTACTGGGCTGGGAATGAGGATGGGAACTGGTCAAATCTGAATCCCAAAGACAACTGTGCTGTACTTAAAGGAAATACACAAGAACAAATTTCATGCTTGAGAGAGGAGAGGAGCATTTGTGAGATCCCATGCCTTCAATAG
- the LOC127163562 gene encoding all-trans-retinol 13,14-reductase-like, producing MWIAVGVISLALVAILFKYVLGSSGPNPFGIDTREPLKPMVLDRKLKNKVLKQGFLASKVPQDLDAIVVGSGIGGLAIAVLLAKVGKKVLVLEQHDRAGGCCHTFTEQGFEFDVGIHYIGELQDHKPFRCVIDQLTNGQLQWEPLDNPYDKVVLGPPENRRIYPIYSGKKRYIDELKKCFPGEEKAIDEYVRLSKKLSNGLWFMVLLKLLPIPLAKFLVHTGLANRLSFFFSYASRSLTDVVNELTQNKDLRAVMCYIFGTYGKMPKEASFAMNSLPMCHYLNGAWYPKGGASEIAYHMIPIIEKAGGAVLVRAPVNRILLSDTKEAVGVSVMKGQEEVHVHAPIVISDAGIFNTYERLLPKDVQAMPAIQKQLSMVQHGDGGLSIFIGVNGTKEELDLKADNYFIFPENNFDELLEGYMKGDREESSKKTPLIFVASPSAKDPTWPERSPGKSTVTVVSFANYAWFEEWKDDKVNNRSTDYKELKKAFINNILEAVIEIFPKIKDRIEYVDAGTPITNQHYIGAPKGEFYGIDHGIPRFDVELNATIRPQTPIKNLYLTGQDVMLCGFAGALAGALTCGSVLLKRNLHLDAIGLAKRVNNGNNKKKV from the exons ATGTGGATCGCTGTCGGCGTAATTTCCTTGGCTTTAGTGGCCATTCTCTTTAAATATGTGTTGGGAAGTTCTGGACCGAATCCTTTTGGTATCGACACACGCGAGCCGCTGAAGCCCATGGTGCTCGACCGAAAGCTGAAGAATAAAGTCCTGAAACAAG GTTTTCTGGCCAGTAAGGTCCCACAAGACTTGGATGCAATAGTGGTTGGCAGTGGGATTGGAGGACTGGCAATAGCTGTCCTATTGGCTAAAGTGGGTAAAAAGGTTCTGGTTTTGGAGCAACATGACCGGGCTGGAGGATGCTGTCACACCTTCACAGAGCAGGGCTTTGAGTTTGATGTTG GTATCCACTATATTGGGGAACTACAGGATCACAAGCCATTTCGCTGTGTGATTGACCAGTTGACCAATGGGCAGCTGCAGTGGGAGCCGCTGGATAACCCGTATGACAAAGTGGTCCTGGGTCCACCAGAAAACCGACGCATATACCCCATCTACAGTGGAAAAAAGCGCTACATCGATGAACTGAAGAAGTGCTTCCCAGGGGAGGAAAAAGCCATTGATGAATATGTGAGACTTTCCAAG AAACTTTCAAATGGCTTGTGGTTCATGGTCCTGCTGAAGCTCCTCCCGATTCCTCTTGCAAAGTTCCTGGTGCACACGGGCCTGGCCAATCGCCTGTCTTTCTTCTTCAGCTATGCGTCCCGCAGCCTGACGGATGTGGTGAATGAGCTCACACAGAATAAGGACCTGAGAGCTGTGATGTGCTACATCTTTGGCACCTACG GTAAAATGCCTAAAGAAGCAAGCTTTGCCATGAACAGTTTGCCTATGTGCCACTATTTGAATGGTGCCTGGTACCCGAAAGGTGGTGCGAGTGAGATCGCCTACCACATGATCCCCATCATTGAGAAAGCAGGAGGTGCAGTGCTTGTTAGAGCGCCTGTCAACCGCATACTCCTCAGTGACACTAAAGAGGCTGTTG GTGTGAGTGTTATGAAGGGACAAGAGGAGGTACATGTTCACGCTCCCATAGTGATTTCAGATGCTGGAATCTTCAATACCTATGAACGTCTCCTGCCCAAAGATGTGCAGGCTATGCCTG CGATCCAGAAACAGTTGAGTATGGTGCAGCATGGAGATGGTGGTCTCAGTATTTTCATCGGTGTGAATGGGACAAAAGAAGAGTTGGACCTAAAAGCAGACAATTATTTTATCTTCCCTGAGAACAATTTTGATGAGCT GTTGGAGGGATACATGAAGGGGGACAGGGAAGAATCTTCTAAAAAGACCCCTCTTATATTTGTGGCCTCACCCTCTGCCAAAGACCCAACCTGGCCAGAAAGAAGTCCAG GTAAATCCACTGTGACTGTTGTTAGCTTTGCTAACTATGCATGGTTTGAAGAGTGGAAAGATGATAAAGTGAACAACAGAAGCACTGATTATAAGGAGCTGAAGAAGGCGTTCATCAATAACATATTAGAGGCAGTGATTGAGATCTTTCCTAAGATCAAGGACAGG ATTGAATATGTGGATGCAGGCACCCCAATCACAAATCAGCATTACATTGGTGCTCCTAAAGGAGAATTCTATGGTATTGATCATGGTATTCCTCGATTCGATGTTGAATTAAACGCCACCATCAGACCACAGACGCCCATTAAAAACCTCTACCTCACGG GTCAGGATGTAATGTTGTGTGGCTTTGCTGGAGCACTGGCAGGAGCACTAACGTGTGGTTCTGTCCTCCTGAAACGTAATCTTCACCTGGATGCCATTGGTCTTGCCAAGAGAGTCAATAATGGCAATAACAAGAAGAAAGTATAA
- the LOC127157524 gene encoding C-type lectin domain family 4 member E-like: MSENIYINTLPRHNLGSAGKDQDKKCVSNKRKGVYTVVLLSVLLFLSLLATAVLAYLYYTSNTNQLIGCKPVTNSSNLDYYTTAGVNKPLLPCSYKGLPEKWVQDKGRFYVFSNYTMDWISSRQRCQDLGGDLVIINSSEEQEFLAQKIVTFNAMALHWIGLTDQQTEGVWLWVDNTTLNNNISWWIFPPDDNDIQDPMGEDCAVINGQLRGEKWGDISCLKMQRSICEVPCS; this comes from the exons ATgtctgaaaatatttatataaatactctCCCACGACATAATTTAGGATCAGCTGGGAAAGATCAAG ATAAGAAGTGTGTCAGCAATAAGAGAAAAGGTGTCTATACGGTGGTCCTTCTCTCTGTTCTCCTCTTCCTGTCTCTCCTAGCTACTGCAGTGTTGGCTTACTTGT ATTACACCAGTAACACAAATCAGCTGATAGGATGTAAGCCAGTGACAAACAGCTCAAATCTAG actattacacaACCGCAGGAGTCAACAAGCCATTACTTCCCTGTTCTTATAAAG GTTTGCCAGAGAAGTGGGTTCAAGACAAGGGCAGATTCTATGTTTTCTCCAATTATACCATGGACTGGATCAGCAGCAGACAACGCTGTCAGGATCTGGGTGGAGACCTGGTCATCATCAACAGCAGTGAGGAGCAG GAATTTCTTGCTCAGAAAATAGTCACTTTTAATGCAATGGCGCTACACTGGATTGGTCTGACTGACCAGCAGACTGAAGGTGTGTGGCTTTGGGTGGACAACACCACCCTAAACAACAACATCTC ATGGTGGATCTTCCCTCCTGATGATAATGATATACAAGATCCAATGGGTGAAGACTGTGCGGTAATAAATGGACAGTTAAGAGGAGAAAAATGGGGAGATATTTCTTGCTTGAAAATGCAAAGAAGCATTTGTGAGGTTCCGTGTTCTTGA
- the LOC127158559 gene encoding killer cell lectin-like receptor subfamily B member 1B allele B isoform X1 — translation MFENITNTTNNQLPGNFACTVIWSMWLNETLRNVSFFMSILSHETRVPQFSLITAKKQSLFRQKMAENVYLSYLSEPKLTSADKDERHLCKPMLKKFSVLLFMSLLANGVLAYLYITKNANLYCEPIGNCLNSGLPLDAQPVVKVNSMKIKNHSVPNYCSDLKEKWIRAQGRFYVFSTDVLDWNTSRQRCQDLGGDLVIVNNTDEQEFLSNRVSGKNDYHWIGLTDSQTEGVWLWVDNSLLNNSLNLQMGVYSR, via the exons ATGTTTGAAAACATAACCAACACCACTAATAACCAGCTGCCTGGAAATTTTGCATGTACCGTTATTTGGTCGATGTGGTTAAATGAAACCCTCAGAAATGTGTCGTTCTTCATGAGTATTTTGTCTCATGAAACTAGAGTCCCTCAGTTCTCTCTTATCACTGCTAAAAAACAATCTCTCTTCAGACAAAAGATGGCTGAAAATGTTTATCTCAGCTATTTATCAGAACCCAAACTGACATCAGCGGATAAAGATGAGA GGCACCTTTGTAAACCAATGCTCAAGAAATTCTCTGTTCTCCTCTTCATGTCACTGTTGGCAAATGGGGTGTTGGCATACCTGT ATATCACCAAAAATGCAAATCTGTATTGTGAACCAATAGGAAACTGCTTAAATTCAG GATTACCTTTAGATGCTCAACCAGTCGTGAAAGTAAACTCcatgaaaattaaaaaccaCAGTGTGCCAAACTACTGTTCAG ATTTAAAAGAGAAGTGGATCAGAGCACAGGGCAGATTCTATGTTTTCTCCACTGATGTCTTGGACTGGAACACCAGCAGACAACGCTGTCAGGATCTGGGTGGAGACCTGGTCATTGTCAACAATACAGACGAACAG GAATTTCTCTCTAATAGAGTAAGTGGTAAAAATGACTATCACTGGATTGGCCTGACCGACAGCCAGACGGAGGGTGTGTGGCTTTGGGTGGACAACAGCCTCTTAAACAACAGCCTCAACCTGCAa atGGGAGTCTACTCCAGATGA
- the cdk21 gene encoding cyclin-dependent kinase 6: MDDSCCENSDYEILAEIGQGAYGKVYKARERRGQQRLVAVKKLNIPEEPESGIPQFVIREVALLRKIEHFNHPNIVKLLHVSAGWHNQKFDLTLVFEYIDQDLSTFLSRASEKGLTRDKIKDVMRQLLSGLDFLHTNTVIHRDLKPDNVLVSSRGEVKIADFGLARIYTYHIALTPCVVTLWYRAPEVLLQSSYMSSVDMWSAGCIFAELFLLRPLFRGFTEIQQLQKIFEVIGLPGEEDWPTESPVCYSPSWAEKKPTKQLLPSLAHEENDLLSQFLTFSPAHRISACRALAHPFLADRNSEDD, from the exons ATGGATGACAGCTGTTGCGAGAACTCAGATTATGAAATCTTGGCAGAAATCGGCCAGGGCGCCTACGGGAAAGTGTACAAAGCCAGGGAGAGGCGCGGGCAGCAGCGCCTTGTAGCGGTGAAGAAACTGAACATCCCCGAAGAGCCGGAGTCTGGCATCCCTCAGTTCGTTATTCGAGAAGTGGCTCTTCTGCGGAAAATAGAGCACTTCAACCACCCGAACATTGTCAA GTTGCTGCATGTATCAGCTGGATGGCACAACCAGAAGTTTGACCTGACGTTGGTGTTTGAGTATATCGATCAGGATCTGAGCACATTTCTCAGCAGAGCGTCAGAAAAAGGCCTGACCAGGGACAAAATCAAG GATGTGATGCGTCAGCTGCTCAGTGGACTTGACTTCCTCCACACTAACACTGTCATTCACCGGGACCTGAAGCCAGACAATGTGCTTGTGAGCAGTCGAGGGGAGGTCAAGATTGCAGACTTCGGTTTAGCCAGGATATATACATACCATATCGCCCTCACCCCATGT gttgTGACTCTGTGGTACAGAGCTCCGGAGGTCCTGCTTCAGTCCAGTTACATGTCTTCAGTGGATATGTGGAGTGCTGGGTGCATCTTTGCAGAGCTCTTTCTGTTAAG GCCTTTGTTTCGTGGATTCACAGAGATCCAACAGCTGCAAAAGATCTTTGA GGTAATTGGATTGCCGGGTGAGGAGGACTGGCCCACAGAAAGCCCCGTCTGCTACAGCCCTTCTTGGGCTGAGAAAAAGCCTACAAAACAACTACTGCCCAGTCTCGCTCATGAGGAGAATGACCTGCTGTCT CAATTTTTGACTTTCAGTCCAGCTCATCGCATCTCGGCCTGCAGAGCTTTGGCCCACCCTTTCCTGGCAGACCGCAACAGTGAAGATGACTGA